Genomic DNA from Leptotrichia wadei:
TATATAAATAAAAAAGCTCTCCTATTTGTTTTAGATTAATGCTTTTAAAAACCCAGTGTTGAATTTAACACCGGGTTATGCTGATAGTTTAGTTCTTCCTTTAGCTCTTCTTCTTTTTAAAACATTTCTTCCGCTTTTATTTTGCATTCTTTTTCTAAAT
This window encodes:
- the rpmH gene encoding 50S ribosomal protein L34; this encodes MTKRTYQPNKRKRKKDHGFRKRMQNKSGRNVLKRRRAKGRTKLSA